A single Bacillus mesophilus DNA region contains:
- the fabZ gene encoding 3-hydroxyacyl-ACP dehydratase FabZ produces MLDINQIKEIIPHRYPFLLVDKVLEMEEGKRAVGIKNVTANEEFFVGHFPDYPVMPGVLIVEALAQVGAVAMLSKEENKGRLAFFTGIDNCRFKRQVKPGDQLRLEVEIIRLKGPIGKGKAIATVDGELVCEAEIMFALGEKK; encoded by the coding sequence ATGCTGGATATTAATCAAATTAAAGAAATTATCCCACACCGCTACCCTTTTTTATTGGTCGATAAAGTGTTAGAGATGGAAGAAGGTAAGCGAGCAGTTGGTATTAAAAATGTAACAGCAAATGAAGAGTTCTTTGTAGGGCATTTCCCAGATTATCCTGTTATGCCTGGTGTCTTAATTGTTGAAGCACTTGCTCAAGTTGGTGCAGTGGCAATGCTTAGTAAAGAAGAAAACAAGGGACGTCTTGCTTTTTTCACAGGTATAGATAATTGTCGTTTTAAAAGACAAGTTAAGCCAGGTGATCAATTACGTTTAGAAGTAGAAATCATTCGCTTAAAAGGCCCAATCGGAAAAGGTAAGGCTATTGCAACTGTTGATGGTGAACTAGTTTGTGAAGCAGAAATCATGTTTGCATTAGGTGAAAAGAAATAA
- a CDS encoding flagellar hook-basal body protein — MLRGFYTAASGMLTQQKMTELLTNNMANANTPGFKADQASVRAFPELLLQRINNPGVPNTGVQLPGGRTIGALNSGAYLQETIPNFIQGDLQDTGRKTDIALQDLNVPINVQTGQRSSLFFHVQDANGESRYTRNGNFTIDGQGFLTTNEGFYVLNENNERIMINSGDFTLQEDGTIIENNQAIGRLNIVLAENPNALVKEGNGLFRTEDGQALQTAIGNEDVAYSLKQGFVERSNVDAAQTMTQMLTAFRAFEANQKVLQAYDKSMDKAVNEIGRL, encoded by the coding sequence ATGCTAAGAGGCTTTTATACGGCAGCGTCAGGGATGCTCACCCAGCAGAAAATGACAGAATTGCTAACAAATAATATGGCAAATGCTAACACACCTGGTTTTAAAGCAGATCAGGCGAGTGTACGTGCTTTTCCTGAACTATTGTTACAACGCATCAATAACCCAGGCGTTCCGAATACAGGAGTTCAGTTACCAGGGGGTAGAACGATTGGAGCTTTAAACTCTGGTGCCTACCTTCAAGAAACGATTCCTAATTTTATTCAAGGTGACTTACAGGATACTGGTCGTAAAACAGATATCGCCTTACAAGATTTAAATGTTCCCATTAATGTACAAACAGGTCAAAGATCATCCCTTTTCTTCCATGTACAAGATGCAAATGGAGAAAGTCGATATACAAGAAACGGTAATTTTACAATTGATGGACAAGGCTTTTTAACTACAAATGAAGGCTTTTATGTCCTGAATGAAAATAATGAACGAATCATGATTAATAGTGGTGATTTTACTCTTCAAGAAGATGGAACTATTATTGAAAATAACCAAGCAATTGGAAGATTGAATATTGTTCTAGCCGAAAATCCTAATGCTCTGGTCAAAGAAGGCAATGGGCTGTTCCGGACTGAAGATGGACAGGCACTGCAAACGGCAATCGGTAATGAAGATGTAGCTTATTCATTAAAACAAGGATTCGTAGAACGTTCAAATGTTGATGCTGCCCAGACAATGACCCAAATGCTCACTGCATTTCGTGCTTTTGAAGCAAATCAAAAAGTACTTCAGGCTTATGACAAAAGTATGGACAAGGCTGTCAATGAAATTGGCCGATTATAA
- the spoIIID gene encoding sporulation transcriptional regulator SpoIIID — translation MHDYIRERTIKIGKYIVETKKTVRVIAKEFGVSKSTVHKDLTERLPEINPELANEVKDILDYHKSIRHLRGGEATKLKYKKEEHEEVVK, via the coding sequence GTGCACGATTACATCAGAGAGCGTACTATCAAGATTGGAAAGTATATCGTGGAGACAAAAAAGACTGTTCGCGTAATTGCGAAAGAGTTTGGAGTTTCCAAAAGTACTGTTCACAAGGACTTGACGGAAAGATTACCTGAAATTAATCCAGAACTAGCGAATGAAGTAAAGGACATTCTTGATTATCATAAATCAATTCGTCATTTACGAGGTGGAGAAGCAACAAAGTTAAAGTATAAGAAGGAAGAACATGAGGAAGTAGTAAAATAG
- a CDS encoding flagellar hook-basal body protein, translating into MNRSMITATNTMTQLQKQLDNISHNISNVNTTGFKKRETNFQELLFQQFNNQPIAANEVGRLTPNGIRMGTGAKVSHTSLQLAQGNIVTTERALDLALLKENQFFEVEVDGEVRYTRDGSFSLSVLENGETQLVTSDGHPVLSENGPIIFGEGHTGFAVSNTGELNVSYQDGTTETYDLAITQIQRPQLLQSAGNNILGLPNLDNLGILEVDVFAAIGRNDISVQQGALEQSNVELQKEMTEMINTQRSYQFNARSISIADQMMGLVNGIR; encoded by the coding sequence ATGAATCGTTCAATGATAACTGCAACGAATACAATGACTCAGCTTCAAAAGCAGCTGGATAACATCAGTCATAATATTTCGAACGTTAATACAACAGGCTTTAAGAAAAGAGAGACTAATTTTCAGGAGCTATTATTTCAGCAATTTAATAACCAGCCAATAGCTGCAAATGAAGTTGGGCGTTTAACGCCTAATGGAATTCGTATGGGTACAGGGGCAAAGGTTTCACATACTAGCCTACAGCTTGCACAAGGAAATATCGTAACGACTGAACGAGCACTAGATCTTGCCCTTTTAAAAGAAAATCAGTTTTTTGAGGTAGAGGTTGATGGTGAAGTTCGCTACACGAGAGATGGTTCGTTTAGTTTATCTGTACTTGAAAACGGCGAGACCCAACTTGTTACGAGTGACGGTCATCCTGTCTTGAGTGAAAATGGTCCGATTATATTCGGTGAAGGTCACACAGGTTTTGCTGTAAGTAATACAGGTGAATTAAATGTTAGCTATCAGGATGGTACAACAGAGACTTACGATTTAGCAATCACTCAAATTCAACGTCCTCAGTTGTTGCAATCAGCAGGAAATAACATTTTAGGATTGCCTAATTTGGATAATTTAGGTATTTTAGAAGTAGATGTATTTGCTGCAATCGGTAGAAACGATATTTCTGTCCAGCAGGGAGCACTTGAACAATCCAATGTTGAACTCCAGAAGGAAATGACAGAGATGATTAATACTCAACGTTCATACCAATTTAACGCGAGATCCATTTCAATTGCAGACCAAATGATGGGTCTGGTAAATGGGATTAGATAG
- a CDS encoding sodium:solute symporter family protein, which yields MDLQFIVSLTIILATFALYIGIAYYNKATETSEFYVAGRGVPPIFNGMAIGADWMSAASFIGMAGTVMLLGYNGLAYIMGWTGGYLLLTFLLAPQLRKYGRYTVPEFIGDRYESHYARIIAAICTIVISFTYTIGQLSGSGVVIGRLFEINATTGTMIGVVLIAVYAAFGGMKGITWTQVAQYIILIIAYLIPVIFMSLQITGNPIPWISYGNIVSELGALDRELGVSEYFAPFTSGTKWQFLALLFTLMAGTAGLPHVIVRFYTVSTMKAARWSGAWALLFIGLLYLSAPAYAAFSRFILMKNVAGQPIDQLPAWTASWVNTGKLQLADKNSDGILQWSELIIDRDIVVMATPEIANLGVFVIGLVAAGAMAAALSTAGGLLIAISSSFAHDIYYRVLKPDASEKNRLAVARWTIVIATVIAGLVALDPPGAITQIVAWAFALASGTFFPALLLGVWWKRSNAYGVTSGMIVGLAVTLAYIFAAKAGVFTILGIIDTGAGIFGAIAAIITNVVVSLSTAPPSLKSQEEVLDLRYPEQMTYKDGEVWMNESK from the coding sequence ATGGATTTACAATTTATTGTTTCCTTAACTATAATTCTAGCAACATTTGCTCTATATATTGGGATTGCCTATTACAATAAAGCTACTGAAACGTCAGAATTCTATGTGGCAGGACGTGGAGTCCCACCGATTTTTAATGGAATGGCTATCGGTGCTGACTGGATGAGTGCTGCCTCCTTTATTGGTATGGCAGGAACTGTTATGTTACTTGGTTATAATGGCTTAGCCTACATAATGGGCTGGACAGGTGGATATTTACTATTAACCTTTTTATTAGCTCCACAGCTTCGAAAATATGGAAGATATACGGTTCCTGAATTTATTGGAGACCGCTATGAAAGTCATTACGCCCGCATTATAGCCGCTATCTGTACCATTGTGATCAGCTTCACGTACACAATCGGACAGCTTTCTGGATCTGGTGTTGTAATTGGAAGACTGTTTGAAATTAATGCAACAACAGGAACAATGATTGGGGTCGTACTAATCGCGGTTTATGCGGCATTCGGAGGAATGAAGGGGATTACCTGGACTCAGGTTGCACAGTATATTATCCTGATTATCGCTTATCTAATCCCCGTTATTTTCATGTCATTACAAATAACGGGTAATCCTATTCCATGGATTTCTTATGGGAATATTGTGAGTGAATTAGGTGCTTTAGATAGAGAGCTTGGAGTTTCTGAGTATTTTGCTCCATTTACTAGTGGAACAAAGTGGCAGTTTCTAGCACTACTCTTTACACTCATGGCAGGAACAGCTGGTTTACCTCACGTAATTGTTCGTTTTTATACGGTTTCTACGATGAAAGCAGCACGTTGGTCAGGAGCATGGGCCTTATTATTTATTGGACTTTTATACTTATCAGCACCAGCATATGCAGCATTTTCACGCTTCATCTTAATGAAAAATGTTGCAGGACAGCCAATTGATCAGCTACCTGCCTGGACAGCTTCGTGGGTTAATACAGGTAAACTTCAATTAGCAGATAAAAACAGTGATGGAATCCTTCAATGGTCTGAGTTAATTATCGACCGTGACATCGTCGTTATGGCAACTCCAGAGATTGCAAATCTTGGTGTATTTGTCATCGGGTTAGTGGCAGCGGGTGCTATGGCAGCAGCATTATCAACTGCTGGTGGGCTACTAATTGCGATTTCTTCATCATTCGCACATGATATTTACTACCGTGTATTAAAGCCAGATGCTTCTGAGAAAAATCGATTAGCTGTGGCAAGATGGACCATCGTCATTGCAACCGTTATAGCTGGTTTAGTGGCACTAGATCCTCCGGGAGCTATTACCCAAATTGTTGCATGGGCATTCGCGTTAGCATCAGGAACCTTCTTCCCAGCACTATTGCTCGGAGTATGGTGGAAGAGATCTAATGCATATGGTGTGACTTCAGGAATGATTGTAGGATTAGCGGTCACGTTAGCATACATCTTCGCAGCCAAAGCAGGAGTATTCACGATTTTAGGTATTATTGACACAGGAGCTGGAATTTTCGGTGCTATTGCCGCCATTATCACCAATGTGGTGGTTTCATTATCAACCGCACCACCATCGTTGAAATCACAGGAAGAAGTATTAGATTTAAGATATCCAGAACAAATGACTTATAAAGACGGAGAAGTTTGGATGAATGAATCTAAATAG
- a CDS encoding 5'-nucleotidase C-terminal domain-containing protein, with protein sequence MKLSSIKRITSFLLIFTFVVSFLTPAIPGAKAAEVISVAEAIANNTGTATVEGYIVAHTTGTNSYNFLAPFSNDYNLAIADTPNETDPAKIFPVQLSSGFRTSFGLNTNPNIIGQKINVTGSLESYYSVPALKSPTSIVFVDGQGEPTPQPDPSTIITIEEARKLSNNTTVTIQGVITADNSAIGGGKLSTYIQDETAGINIYSSTSQDLKEGDLVKVTGTLAEYRGLKEIIPANAVEVLAQGQPLPQPKALTLSDLQSETIAEPLEGQLVKVTGYASSVPSSPAGGGYNISFIDAEFNSTTLRLMEGTNAISAIEEGKWYEVTAILSQYNTYQILPRKAEDIVLAAEQPEAPSAAGTYESKVLSVTDGDTIKLEIPVLGATTVRFVNIDTAETYHTPKNELDQNQLDHGIAAKEYMNTLLKAGDEVLVKVGEEATDAYGRVLGQVIRKSDGLNTNLEMVRSGNAVTYFIWPVGDEADYNLFQNAVKEAKDAELGIWNPANPLMELPFEFRAREQGKGLSRYVGNSDTKEYVLPDNFKDVPVEKRVFFADSNEAEANGYTAVGSQQPVEDPNGSEDNISLQLLSLNDLHGKIDQQYKLDTNGDGVEETVGRMDYVSAYLKQRDATNPNTLIVHAGDMIGGSSPVSALLQDEPTVEILEAIGFDFGTVGNHEFDEGTQELLRMVNGGEHPEGKGTIGYDGMNFPNLCANCMSKETNQPILPPYAVYEVEGVKVGFIGVNTVATANMVIPSGIQDIYFSDEVTAVNNAVAELQAQGVESIIVLSHMPASQDGASATGDAANLANEVNDAVDIIYAGHNHQIVNAVVDGKLIVQALDYGKAFADVDVEIDPTTKDIVKNSAEIVYVNQSGVTPDPEVEAILAKYAAQTAEIMNEVVGISEGELKGGYASKGLVGDNALGNLIADGMAWAMQSDFALMNGGGIRDDINAGEITWSELFNVQPFGNTLVKVEITGADLEEIINAQFSSYGPDVSIGGFKYTWDGSTNKVVDLFLPDGSEIDRNATYTVTVNNYMYEHGRDKYKLRLLGENPVQGPIDLDATVDFIKSFNNEAITYIAEGRISQVIALSETNETVTLPEGGMIDFSGATFTNNEPVTVTLEPVSTDSLDFTNGAYSIGGMILDIHVSDTFTGAVTLKFPYDPSMGTIENLGIYHYNNGVWEYQQTKLEDGFLIAKVSHFSIYGVLKKNDMEAPSTVYSLPEADLSTGSFIDHVKVNLSASDNLTEVSKTEYTLNDVEWFIYEADKGILIDEEGTTKVTFKSTDLVGNVEELQSVTVTIVKPTIDNVKLFVQEAEANKGMKTSTLAKLRKVERTQGEKAYKELEKVEKHLKQMNNRLINEADKEDILKLIEYILKHQTL encoded by the coding sequence ATGAAGCTTAGTTCTATAAAACGGATTACTAGTTTTCTTTTAATTTTTACATTTGTAGTTAGCTTTCTTACACCGGCAATACCGGGGGCGAAGGCGGCAGAGGTAATTTCTGTAGCAGAAGCAATAGCAAATAATACTGGCACGGCGACAGTGGAGGGATATATTGTTGCTCATACAACGGGTACTAATAGCTATAATTTTCTAGCTCCGTTTAGTAATGATTATAACCTTGCTATAGCTGATACTCCGAATGAAACTGATCCAGCAAAGATTTTTCCAGTACAATTATCAAGTGGGTTTAGAACTTCATTTGGATTAAATACCAATCCTAACATCATTGGGCAAAAAATAAATGTAACCGGAAGTTTAGAATCATACTACTCGGTTCCAGCTTTAAAAAGTCCAACGTCAATAGTCTTTGTAGATGGACAAGGTGAACCTACTCCACAACCAGATCCATCAACAATCATTACGATAGAAGAAGCACGAAAATTAAGTAATAATACAACAGTTACAATCCAAGGTGTAATTACAGCAGATAACTCTGCAATTGGTGGGGGAAAGCTTTCCACATATATTCAGGACGAAACAGCGGGAATTAATATATATTCATCAACTTCACAAGATTTAAAAGAAGGTGATTTAGTAAAGGTAACGGGAACTCTTGCTGAATACAGAGGGTTAAAGGAAATTATTCCTGCAAATGCTGTAGAGGTGCTAGCACAGGGACAACCTTTACCACAACCTAAAGCTCTTACCTTATCAGACTTACAATCTGAAACAATTGCTGAACCATTAGAAGGTCAGCTAGTAAAGGTAACAGGATATGCTTCTTCTGTACCTAGTTCACCTGCAGGTGGTGGATACAACATCTCATTTATTGATGCTGAATTTAACAGTACAACTCTTCGTTTAATGGAGGGTACTAATGCGATTAGTGCGATAGAAGAAGGTAAATGGTATGAGGTTACTGCCATTCTAAGTCAATATAATACGTATCAGATTCTTCCACGTAAAGCTGAGGATATTGTGTTAGCGGCTGAACAACCAGAGGCTCCGTCAGCGGCTGGAACCTATGAATCTAAAGTTCTATCTGTAACAGATGGAGATACGATTAAACTAGAAATACCAGTTTTAGGAGCAACTACGGTTCGTTTTGTAAACATTGATACAGCAGAAACCTATCATACTCCTAAAAACGAGTTAGACCAAAACCAGCTAGATCATGGAATTGCTGCAAAAGAATACATGAACACTTTATTAAAAGCAGGAGATGAGGTTCTTGTTAAAGTAGGAGAAGAAGCTACTGATGCGTATGGACGAGTATTAGGACAAGTCATCCGTAAATCTGATGGCTTAAATACAAATCTAGAAATGGTACGTTCAGGTAATGCTGTTACGTATTTTATTTGGCCAGTAGGCGATGAAGCAGATTATAACTTGTTCCAAAATGCAGTTAAGGAAGCAAAGGATGCAGAGTTAGGTATTTGGAATCCTGCAAACCCTCTAATGGAACTGCCATTTGAATTTAGAGCAAGAGAACAAGGAAAAGGTTTATCAAGATATGTAGGAAATTCTGACACTAAGGAATATGTGTTACCTGATAACTTTAAGGATGTTCCAGTAGAGAAGAGAGTTTTCTTTGCAGACTCAAATGAGGCAGAAGCAAATGGTTACACGGCAGTAGGTTCACAACAGCCGGTAGAAGATCCAAATGGTTCTGAAGATAATATTTCCTTACAATTATTAAGCTTAAATGATTTACATGGAAAGATTGATCAACAATATAAATTAGATACAAATGGCGATGGCGTAGAAGAAACAGTTGGACGTATGGACTATGTTTCAGCATATCTTAAGCAACGAGATGCTACAAATCCAAACACATTAATCGTTCACGCTGGTGACATGATTGGTGGAAGCTCACCAGTTTCTGCATTACTACAAGACGAGCCAACAGTTGAAATTTTAGAGGCAATTGGATTTGACTTTGGTACAGTTGGTAACCATGAGTTTGATGAAGGTACACAAGAATTACTTCGTATGGTTAATGGTGGAGAGCACCCAGAAGGAAAAGGCACTATAGGTTACGATGGAATGAACTTCCCTAATCTTTGTGCTAATTGTATGTCAAAAGAAACAAACCAACCAATTTTACCTCCATATGCTGTTTATGAGGTTGAAGGAGTAAAGGTTGGATTTATTGGTGTAAATACAGTAGCAACAGCTAATATGGTAATTCCTTCAGGGATTCAAGATATCTACTTCTCTGATGAAGTTACGGCAGTAAATAATGCTGTAGCTGAGTTACAAGCTCAAGGCGTGGAATCAATCATCGTGTTATCTCATATGCCTGCATCACAAGATGGAGCAAGTGCTACAGGAGATGCTGCAAATTTAGCAAACGAAGTGAACGATGCTGTTGATATTATTTATGCTGGACATAACCATCAAATCGTAAATGCGGTGGTTGATGGTAAATTAATTGTGCAAGCTTTAGACTATGGAAAAGCCTTTGCAGATGTTGATGTTGAAATTGATCCAACAACGAAGGACATTGTGAAAAATTCAGCAGAGATTGTTTATGTTAATCAAAGTGGAGTAACACCAGATCCTGAGGTTGAAGCTATTCTAGCCAAGTATGCAGCTCAAACTGCAGAAATTATGAACGAGGTAGTTGGAATTTCTGAAGGTGAACTAAAGGGTGGCTATGCTTCAAAAGGATTAGTTGGTGACAATGCTTTAGGTAATCTCATTGCAGATGGTATGGCATGGGCGATGCAATCTGATTTCGCATTAATGAACGGTGGAGGAATCCGTGACGATATTAATGCAGGAGAAATCACTTGGTCTGAACTGTTTAATGTTCAACCATTTGGTAATACACTTGTAAAAGTAGAAATTACAGGTGCGGATCTCGAGGAAATCATTAATGCACAATTTTCTTCATATGGACCAGACGTTTCTATCGGTGGATTCAAATATACTTGGGATGGTTCAACTAATAAGGTGGTAGATTTATTTTTACCAGATGGTTCGGAAATTGATAGGAATGCTACTTACACAGTAACTGTTAACAATTATATGTACGAACATGGTAGAGATAAGTATAAGCTACGTTTACTTGGAGAAAATCCAGTTCAAGGCCCAATTGACTTAGACGCTACAGTCGATTTTATAAAGAGCTTTAATAACGAAGCAATTACCTATATAGCGGAAGGCCGTATATCACAGGTGATAGCGCTCAGTGAAACAAATGAAACAGTTACCTTACCAGAAGGTGGAATGATTGATTTTAGTGGTGCTACTTTTACTAACAATGAGCCTGTTACAGTAACTCTTGAGCCAGTTTCGACTGATTCACTTGATTTTACTAATGGTGCATACTCAATTGGTGGTATGATCCTAGATATTCATGTCTCTGATACCTTTACAGGTGCTGTTACGCTAAAATTCCCATATGATCCTTCAATGGGAACAATTGAAAACCTAGGAATCTATCACTATAACAATGGAGTATGGGAATACCAACAAACTAAACTAGAGGATGGGTTCCTTATAGCAAAAGTTTCTCACTTCTCTATCTATGGTGTGCTAAAGAAGAACGATATGGAAGCACCTAGCACTGTATATTCACTACCAGAAGCAGACTTGTCTACCGGATCATTCATTGATCATGTGAAAGTAAACTTATCTGCATCTGATAATTTAACAGAAGTTAGTAAAACAGAATATACATTGAACGACGTTGAGTGGTTCATTTACGAAGCAGATAAAGGGATTCTTATTGACGAAGAAGGAACTACAAAAGTTACCTTCAAATCTACTGACCTGGTAGGAAATGTTGAAGAATTGCAATCTGTAACAGTCACGATCGTAAAACCAACCATCGATAACGTTAAATTATTCGTTCAAGAGGCTGAAGCTAATAAGGGAATGAAAACGTCTACCCTTGCTAAACTTAGAAAAGTAGAACGTACACAGGGTGAGAAAGCCTACAAGGAATTAGAAAAAGTAGAAAAGCACTTAAAGCAAATGAATAACAGACTGATTAATGAGGCAGATAAGGAAGATATTCTTAAGCTCATCGAATATATCCTGAAACATCAAACACTATAA
- a CDS encoding DNA-directed RNA polymerase subunit beta, translating to MLPSVENVEVKTREDVKKNKKERKEKAEKEKPIKIRIRLFPIWLRLLIIVVLLGLSLLAGVAVGYGIIGNGEMDDAFKESTWTHIIDLVKKQ from the coding sequence ATGTTGCCAAGCGTAGAAAATGTAGAAGTTAAAACAAGAGAAGATGTAAAAAAGAATAAAAAAGAACGAAAAGAAAAGGCTGAGAAAGAAAAGCCAATTAAAATTCGTATCCGTCTTTTCCCTATATGGCTACGTTTGCTCATTATTGTTGTTCTCTTAGGATTAAGCCTATTGGCAGGGGTAGCTGTTGGATATGGTATCATTGGAAATGGTGAAATGGATGATGCTTTCAAAGAATCCACCTGGACACATATTATAGACTTAGTTAAAAAGCAATAA
- a CDS encoding DUF1028 domain-containing protein, producing MTFSIVGFDPKTKELGIAVQSKFLGVGSVVPWAKAGVGAVATQSYANTTYGPKGLELMEAGKTAQETLDALTSEDEQAEFRQAGIVDAQGNAATFTGEKCYDWAGGVTGQYFAAQGNILVSEETVQAMAKTFESTEGTLAEKLLKALDAGQDAGGDSRGMQSAALLVVKEKGGYAGYNDRFVDLRVDEHPDPIKELIRIYELQQLYFAPTKEENILEIQGEVRTELISQLNRHGYLENTTEVNDETLFQSLTTYIHTENFEGREQAQGKIDLEVLNYMKK from the coding sequence ATGACATTTTCAATTGTAGGCTTTGATCCAAAAACAAAAGAGCTAGGTATTGCTGTACAATCGAAGTTTCTTGGAGTTGGTTCGGTTGTCCCATGGGCAAAAGCAGGAGTCGGAGCGGTTGCTACTCAATCCTATGCTAACACCACATACGGTCCTAAAGGTTTAGAGTTGATGGAAGCAGGCAAAACTGCCCAAGAAACGCTAGATGCATTAACAAGTGAAGATGAGCAAGCAGAATTTCGTCAGGCAGGTATTGTTGATGCCCAAGGAAATGCTGCTACATTTACTGGCGAAAAATGCTACGATTGGGCTGGTGGGGTTACGGGACAATACTTTGCGGCTCAAGGAAATATTCTAGTTAGTGAAGAAACAGTACAGGCAATGGCGAAAACGTTTGAAAGTACGGAGGGAACTCTAGCTGAAAAACTATTAAAAGCACTAGATGCAGGTCAGGATGCTGGTGGTGATAGCCGTGGTATGCAGTCAGCAGCCCTTTTAGTTGTTAAAGAAAAAGGCGGCTATGCAGGCTATAATGATCGCTTTGTTGACCTCCGTGTGGATGAGCATCCAGATCCAATTAAAGAGCTTATTCGTATTTATGAGCTTCAGCAATTATATTTTGCTCCAACAAAGGAAGAAAACATTTTAGAAATCCAAGGTGAGGTAAGAACAGAGTTAATCTCTCAATTAAATCGTCATGGATATCTGGAAAACACAACAGAGGTTAATGATGAAACTCTATTCCAATCATTGACTACGTATATTCATACAGAGAATTTTGAGGGACGAGAGCAAGCGCAAGGGAAGATCGACCTAGAAGTATTGAACTATATGAAAAAATAA
- a CDS encoding DUF4212 domain-containing protein, whose translation MRKIDKSVADAYFRERTRNIMIYLLIWFIVSFGVVFFAEPLSKFSFLGFPFHYYMGAQGAVLTFIILLFVNAKVSDKIDQKYGIDEAQNEQLSIGKSLEH comes from the coding sequence ATGAGAAAAATTGATAAAAGTGTAGCAGATGCTTATTTCCGTGAGCGAACAAGAAATATTATGATCTATCTTCTTATTTGGTTTATTGTTTCGTTTGGTGTGGTGTTTTTTGCAGAGCCACTTTCGAAGTTTAGCTTTCTAGGTTTTCCATTTCATTACTACATGGGGGCTCAAGGTGCAGTTTTAACCTTTATCATCCTTTTATTTGTTAATGCAAAAGTAAGTGACAAAATTGATCAAAAATATGGCATTGATGAGGCTCAAAATGAGCAGTTAAGTATCGGCAAATCATTAGAACATTAA
- a CDS encoding rod shape-determining protein, whose product MFARDIGIDLGTANVLIHVKGKGIVLNEPSVVAIDRNTGKVLAVGEEARRMVGRTPGNIVAIRPLKDGVIADFDVTEAMLKHFINKLNVKGFLSKPRILICCPTNITKVEQKAIKEAAEKSGGKKVYLEEEPKVAAIGAGMDIFQPSGNMVVDIGGGTTDIAVLSMGDIVTASSIKMAGDRFDNEILNYIKRHYKLLIGERTAEDIKIKVATVFPGARNEEIDIRGRDMVSGLPRTVTVRSEEIEKALRESVSVIVQASKGVLERTPPELSADIIDRGVILTGGGALLHGIDTLLSEELRVPVLIAENPMDCVAIGTGIMLDSMDKLPRRSFG is encoded by the coding sequence ATGTTTGCAAGGGATATTGGAATTGATCTAGGTACTGCTAATGTATTAATTCATGTAAAAGGTAAAGGGATCGTTCTTAACGAGCCATCAGTAGTAGCAATTGACAGAAATACAGGGAAAGTCCTTGCAGTTGGTGAAGAGGCTAGACGAATGGTAGGACGTACACCAGGGAATATAGTTGCGATTCGTCCATTAAAGGATGGAGTCATTGCGGATTTTGATGTAACAGAGGCTATGCTAAAGCATTTCATTAACAAGCTAAATGTAAAGGGCTTTCTTTCTAAACCTAGAATTTTGATTTGTTGCCCAACAAACATCACGAAGGTAGAACAAAAAGCAATTAAAGAAGCTGCTGAAAAAAGCGGTGGAAAAAAAGTGTATTTAGAAGAAGAACCAAAGGTTGCGGCTATTGGTGCTGGTATGGACATTTTTCAGCCAAGTGGAAATATGGTAGTTGATATTGGCGGTGGAACTACAGATATCGCAGTATTATCAATGGGAGATATCGTCACCGCCTCTTCAATTAAGATGGCTGGAGATCGTTTTGATAACGAAATTCTAAATTATATTAAGCGCCATTATAAGCTTCTAATTGGGGAAAGAACTGCTGAGGATATTAAAATTAAGGTGGCTACTGTATTCCCAGGTGCACGTAACGAAGAAATTGATATTCGTGGTCGTGATATGGTTTCAGGATTACCTAGAACGGTTACTGTTCGCTCTGAGGAAATTGAAAAGGCTCTTCGTGAGTCAGTTTCTGTAATTGTACAAGCTTCAAAAGGAGTACTAGAAAGAACTCCGCCTGAGCTTTCTGCTGATATTATCGATCGTGGAGTGATCTTGACTGGTGGAGGAGCACTTCTACACGGAATTGATACCCTGCTTTCAGAGGAGCTTCGTGTACCTGTATTAATTGCTGAAAATCCAATGGATTGCGTAGCAATTGGAACAGGGATTATGCTTGACAGTATGGACAAGCTTCCAAGACGTAGTTTCGGGTGA